CTCCCAATATTAGGGAGATTAATTGGCATACTTCATCCTCTAGTTAGATTAAATACAACACATACGGTGCGGTGTGTGGTGTACCTAGTTTTGCTGTTTGTGCCAATATTTTTTGTGATTATAGTGCAGGTTTTATGGATAGTTTTGAGGTTAACACTAACGTCTATTTTGTTTTGAGATACTTGTTTAGAAGAATTGGAGCAAACTTTGGTTGGAGTGTGACTCTCAACTGGTAATTGAGACTTTATGCAACACTAAGTGATATGTATTTCGACttttttctcatatttattataaaataaatcattgtATTGTCAAGCTTGCCACTTATGGTTTGACTATTGCTAATTTTAATTGGTGGGAATTCTTTCATTCTTTTATTGAGGACCGGGCCGGCCCAACACGTTATGAAGCCTAAAACCAAAttagttttttcaaattttaataaataaattattaatattttatttaataattatatacatttttttaacaaaattaatggcattttcaaatctattttctctatatttttcaaataatgaaataagacatttcaacgGTTTTACGGCAAACTCAtgtaaattttttcatattttagttgaagaagaaaataatgtgTATATATTGTACCACTCCAGAAACACATGTATGTTCACTATTTATCTcatgatttttcaatttataactagTATTTCTCATATGAATGACGTACTCACTTTTTATCTCatgattattcaatttataattaatatttctttcatTTCTACTGTCTTAATTATCCAATTTAGTTATAATGAGATAAGAGATGAGTATTgaataatttgtaataaaaacaaaatattttatttaatttatataaaattttatcaaaattagttttaagaatattaaaatGTGAGACTTTcgttcttaaataaaaaaaatttgaggccatttttttaaataaaaattttgttttttagagAAGTCTCACTTGCGTTAGCGGGTCTGATTGGGGATAATTTTGGTAGGAATAGGTTAGGGCTCTCTAATTTTTGCTTTCTATAATATGCAATGTTTTATGGCTTGAGTTTTGGTCTGATCTCCCTTGCTTTTGTATCACATTTTGGTTGAACATATTTTGTTTGGAATGTTGCAAGTGTTGTCTACgtactcttaaaaaaaaaaaagtgacataGTTAAAGTGAAAATATATcagaatgaaataaatatttatttgttacattaatattatttcataaaaataaaaatatcaacaatgataattttaaaagaaataaaaatgaaattccgatttaataaaaaataaaataaaataaaattgtgaagATTGATTATAATTTCATATCCCAGCCCATAAAGGATTGTGGGCAGGTAAGATGGTCCATTGGGCTATAAGACCAAACCTAGTTAGCCATATAAAAACGCTGATAGTTCACGTTAGAAGAACCCTAACCTGTGAAGAGAGCGAAGCACTGCAAAGCTAAGGAAGAGGCGCAGATATCGTTATTACTAGCAATCATggtgaaaaccctaatttattttcttccatCGTTTTCTCTCATATTCTACTATGAATTTGCATTGTTGAATGGTTGATTTATTGTTGATATTTCAGGCAGATGTTGAACCAGAGGTCGCACAAGGAGTTCCAAAGAAGAGAACATTCAAGAAGTTCAGTTTCCGCGGAGTTGATCTCGATGCTCTCTTGGACATGTCCACCGATGAACTCGTCAAGCTCTTCTCTGCACGTGCACGTAGAAGGTATTACACTGAATCTAAATCAATATGCTTTTGTTTTCCCTATGTGTTGTAGTTGtttatttgaaattgtaaacgAGGGAGAAGGTGCTGTGATGATTAGATGAAATAATCTCGTTAATCTGATTTATTATGAGGATAATTTTTCATATCCATTCATTATTTTCTGAGCACCTCTCTATaacattttttagattttacaTTTTAGGTTATTTGTTAACAGTcgaatatttgtatttttttcgttattttattttcttgactGAAGAAATTTTTTGGTATCTGATCTATCGAATTATATGAATAATTCTGAAGAAAATGAACTTGAATATTTGTGTTTTTGTATTCTATGATTGTTGTGGTTAAACCTATTTCTATTACTTTTTTCAGGTTTCAACGTGGTTTGACCCGCAAACCTATGGCACTCATCAAGAAGCTTCGCAAGGCGGTCAGTATTCTATTTGTTTACGAATCTATGTCTTCAATTTGTGAATTGATAATTGGTTGATTTTGATTTAGTGTTTAGGGATTTATTGAAGTTGTTAATAGGAAGTTATGTATCGAATGGAGGGTAATGTTTTAATGATTTAGCAACTGGGGAATTGTTTACTTTCCATGAGATAGTTTATTTAGCGTTTTCAGATATGCCTTTGCAGCATGTGTCTTATaaagttacttttatttttagtgtAGATGGTTGTTATAATTCTGTTTCTCTCCCAGAATTGAATTACCCCTGGACTTGGTTCATTTATCCTCACCATAATTTTAATCGTATTCTATTTGACTATTTGATTGTGTATCTAATTAATTGTTTGAGGTGTTGTTTGTATTTACCTTTAATTTGATAATGGTTTATATATTGTAACAGAAACGTGAGGCCCCAGCTGGTGAAAAGCCGGAACCCGTGAGGACCCATCTTCGTAACATGATCATTGTGCCTGAGATGATCGGTAGCATTATTGGTGTCTACAATGGGAAAACCTTCAATCAAGTTGAGATTAAACCCGAAATGATTGGTCACTACTTGGCTGAGTTCTCAATCTCTTACAAGCCTGTTAAGCATGGAAGGCCTGGTATTGGTGCTACTCATTCCTCAAGGTTTATTCCTCTCAAGTGAAAATTGTCACCAATTCCCCACTCCCTTCGCATTTACTTGAACTATTGTTTGTTTTACTGgaactattttaatatttgatgtcTACTTTATTGTTTTGACATCTAGGATATCATATCAGAGTTTTGGTTTTGAATTATATCTATTAATGAGCTTTAAAACTTCTATTTTATGGTTCATAGCTCTTCTATTTTTTTACCATAACAAGCTCCAATAGTAAAAATAATCGATGAGGAAATAGTTATATATTACTTCTTAATTGTGTAGCTCCTGTTTTGTTTTCTAATACAAATCTACTAGGTggatgtttgaaattttattgaGAATGACAGAATCATAAATAATGAACCATTGCAAATTTGGCCGGAACTGTGTTTTAAATCTTCAACAAATCACTATAGTGTGACTGTGATTTTGTCTACAACTCATGGCTCGTCCAAACATACACTAGAAGACCCGCCAAATTAGTCCAAATTTAGAGAAATCGATTCTATTCTCTCTAAACATTTTTTACCGTATCCTGTAACATTAAATCTCATAAATAAATTGagtattgttgaaattttaatcGTGTTAAGCGCCCCCAATACAAGTGCAATTTTTGCATGACACTCTTGGCAGTACTATTAAACTCATTCTTCGCTATAACCAAACAACGTTGTCCTTGTCTTTCAGCTGCCGACTGCCTATACTATTGCAGTCATGCTCTAGACCACCACCGCACTGTTATCCATGATTTTCCTACAAACCTCCTGATTTTACTATTCTATGTTCACTGTAGTGGTTTTAACGCAGAGTCTTCTTGATTTTGTCTATGAGAGAACTTGCGATGCGTGCCCCATTAGCAAAAGGCATTAGCAATAGAATGAAAGATTAATGGATGGACCTTCCAATAGAACTCGATTTGTACATTTATAAATGGTATTCCATTAGTTCGTACTTCTTTTACTCATACGTAATTCATACTTAGGAGACTAAAAGTACTATAAATCTTACAAGTTATTTTTTCTCCTCTTCTCTATAATCCAAAATGAATCTTCACTGGCCAAAATTACGCAATTAAATTTGTACTTTTGAATGTACGGCTCTCTCTGTGTAAGCCACTTTTCAAACTTTAGATTAGCTGCATTTGTTTTTTCCAAACATTTTTAGCAATACTAGGAAGAGTAAAAGTTGGCCATATTTTTATTACATAGTATTTTAGGAacatctaaatataaaacaacacATTAAAGTTACtatctatttttttagtataagAGAAAAACGGCTGGGGGAGTATATACTAAGATTTCAGTGCAAAGGTTATGGGCAATAGACATGTAGAAAGTTGTATATTTACTGCAGGAGAGCTACTTTTATTCTCCATATCTTTCTAAAAAATCGAATGTGTTTAAAAGTATACTTGTGGacggaaaaaaattatatatattttaaagacaaaaacctttttttatttacatttcgaaaatatatttttgaaatatattgtGGATTGTGGACGTTGGAAAAAGAAAATCCATGTCCGGATATGTATAGACGGAAGAGGTAAGCCTCACTTCAATGGGCTCAACCCAAAACATTCGTTGGAATAGAAACTCAATAAgaactatttttcttttcttttcttttttataatattttttaagaaagtaCCAACATTGcccccaaaaagaaagaaagaacaatttgaaaaacaaaatgtgTGATTAATCACTTTTAAAGATTAAGAAAGCCAAGTGACCAAGAAACTATCACTAATTGGTTGTATCTTCTTGCATCATTGTGTAATGAATGAAAGTCTTAATGCGTGTTAAGTGGTGGTTCCTAATTTGACTATTTAAGTATTCTCCTTCAGTCCACCACTAATAATGATAGTGGATCCTTACGTAGTATTTGTTCCATCAAAGGTTATAAACTTTGCACAAATTATCATCAATCAGTTGAAACAAAAGTCTTCCCTCAATGATTCTATATTAGAATTAAAccataaataaattgattatggATGTTGCcttgattttttattatcaaagcATATCCAAAATTAGGCAGGTCAGCAAAGCCTTTGCACTAAACGCGTGTGCTAGTTGAAGATACGTGGATAACAGCGACTGGGTCTTTTACAGAATCA
The genomic region above belongs to Cicer arietinum cultivar CDC Frontier isolate Library 1 chromosome 4, Cicar.CDCFrontier_v2.0, whole genome shotgun sequence and contains:
- the LOC101511312 gene encoding small ribosomal subunit protein uS19x-like, which codes for MADVEPEVAQGVPKKRTFKKFSFRGVDLDALLDMSTDELVKLFSARARRRFQRGLTRKPMALIKKLRKAKREAPAGEKPEPVRTHLRNMIIVPEMIGSIIGVYNGKTFNQVEIKPEMIGHYLAEFSISYKPVKHGRPGIGATHSSRFIPLK